Proteins encoded together in one Sander lucioperca isolate FBNREF2018 chromosome 17, SLUC_FBN_1.2, whole genome shotgun sequence window:
- the znf219 gene encoding zinc finger protein 219 isoform X1 yields MDSPPECVLSLSCEQPQSPPTLPSLDHSPQASFPHTQLSLPNSPVLLPIHSPEPSPQSPDTTPYFPLSPFPLHGDNNHHNVDEEDDAEGLDGVPPSPTPAVALFPGGGGQEAACSPCLDSSPPATPSAPILGFGALELALSSGQSGNCNDELDLQLFQKDTVTRAIPGVGGASPGPALRFPCHVCGKRFRFQSILSLHARAHSLDRDRRASALYRTGLPSAPLKQHLKIQQNHKDLIQNHRSHPNQRILPGTLIQHLTEEDVDGEVKGLDNGLQTDQNPNFLLDDSTPLTPPLTEDPVSVTPPYSSTIGEGASTPIAPTFRCHACKGKFRTASELARHVRILHNPYKCTLCPFSASQEESLASHLQEFHPSPEVPALPPAFNSRDIITTPDTPVPTPTHTPAPTPSTAQVTAAAAAAASPALPAFRCDTCGQRFTQSWFLKGHMRKHKDSLDHKCQVCGRGFKEPWFLKNHMKVHLNKLGLKAGLGTLGGPGGAEQQAKGSANNQSLNALYSSLLLAQQRGGRGGQGRSERETGGRMGMGSSKSAILGYLGLPSDGSGASCMERLQAVAQVAEMGNGGGGIGGSGVGDPGRGGGATRGGGTGETTASISEGGDQATWWQLVARSLAVAQQQQQQQQQQQQQQQQQRSHQRGQQQGQRGTGRSSVITEAEQVRAYLGGLDPREESGGAGGPWECPDCGKLFRSLQQVVVHARVHTQRPQKGGGGEEEGSGSRRGSGLGRRGSGEVRQESQLHGGGSQQTGDVKQESKLHSGGSHQAGGATGFHSVISSLKGENGLTAVSSIPSVPTRERVRGRGIKDCPYCGKAFRSSHHLKVHLRVHTGERPYKCPHCDYAGTQSGSLKYHLQRHHREQRNALSASSNSSSSGLTSTIHSLTSGTSGLAKQRRSQLNHCPVNRGPTDPTSQPSQQSWLLGVPDQREHRKALAALRDVDLETQYRYLSGVMGALYQGGMEGGWIRESPPPKAPKVSRRKPLTTSRMVQSSSDKEGPALSTQEGGFEPLDLSRRPSPGLGGMEEDGSMSVGEGGGVGGGDGGGDSSTGIKLSQCLFCPFRTSSAELMAMHLQVNHTSKSRRKRAPSTALDVDGAPKATKPRMDQSDLDSLTIWRHVTEAESQAPLGEWSSTQAKTLNGLSPATEDHLDDIFDHPDVASVSKNVRDRLALKGTMEGDEEEQEEELEDILENSSLEDSEDQDLRMSLALSPALSSNHMVGEEERVLTD; encoded by the exons ATGGATTCTCCGCcagagtgtgtgttgtctctttcTTGTGAGCAGCCCCAGTCTCCCCCAACACTACCATCCCTGGACCACAGCCCCCAGGCCTCTTTTCCTCACACCCAGCTCTCTCTACCCAACAGCCCTGTTCTCCTGCCAATTCACAGCCCTGAACCTTCCCCTCAGAGCCCGGACACCACGCCttatttccccctctctcctttccCCCTCCACGGGGACAACAATCACCACAATGTTGATGAAGAAGATGACGCAGAAGGCCTGGATGGAGTTCCTCCATCCCCAACCCCAGCAGTGGCTCTTTTCCCAGGAGGAGGGGGACAAGAAGCTGCATGCAGCCCTTGTTTGGACTCCTCTCCACCAGCCACACCATCAGCCCCAATCCTGGGGTTTGGAGCCCTGGAGCTGGCCCTCTCATCTGGGCAGAGTGGAAACTGCAACGATGAGTTAGACCTCCAGCTGTTCCAGAAAGATACTGTTACCAGGGCGATACCTGGAGTGGGAGGGGCTTCACCAGGCCCTGCACTCAGGTTTCCCTGTCATGTATGCGGAAAGAGATTCCGATTTCAAAGCATTTTGTCTCTTCATGCCCGAGCTCACAGTCTGGACCGAGACCGCCGAGCTTCAGCTCTATACCGGACTGGACTCCCCTCAGCACCCCTGAAGCAGCATCTCAAAATTCAACAGAACCACAAAGACTTAATCCAGAATCACAGAAGTCACCCAAACCAGCGTATACTGCCAGGGACTCTCATTCAGCATCTCACAGAAGAGGATGTTGATGGTGAGGTCAAAGGTCTAGACAACGGCCTACAGACAGACCAGAACCCAAACTTTTTACTGGATGACAGCACACCATTGACCCCTCCACTTACAGAGGACCCTGTTTCTGTGACCCCTCCCTATTCTTCTACAATTGGGGAGGGTGCGTCTACTCCTATAGCGCCTACGTTTCGCTGCCATGCCTGCAAAGGAAAATTCCGTACGGCTTCGGAGTTGGCGCGCCATGTCCGCATTCTTCACAACCCATATAAATGCACTCTTTGTCCTTTTTCTGCCAGCCAAGAAGAGAGCCTGGCATCCCACTTGCAGGAGTTCCACCCTTCCCCTGAGGTACCTGCTCTGCCACCAGCCTTCAATTCAAGGGACATCATTACAACTCCTGATACTCCTGTGCCCACCCCGACCCATACTCCAGCTCCAACCCCAAGTACAGCACAGgtgacagcagcagctgcagcggcTGCATCCCCTGCACTGCCAGCATTTCGCTGTGATACTTGTGGACAGCGGTTTACCCAGTCTTGGTTCCTGAAAGGACACATGCGAAAGCACAAGGACTCCTTGGACCATAAGTGCCAGGTTTGTGGCCGTGGCTTCAAAGAGCCTTGGTTCCTCAAAAACCACATGAAAGTACATCTCAACAAGCTTGGGCTGAAGGCTGGACTGGGAACCCTTGGGGGACCAGGAGGTGCAGAGCAGCAAGCCAAAGGCTCTGCTAATAATCAGTCTCTCAATGCCCTCTATTCAAGCCTCCTTCTCGCCCAGCAAAGAGGTGGTAGAGGTGGACAAGGAAGATCAGAGAGAGAAACTGGAGGAAGAATGGGGATGGGCTCAAGCAAGTCAGCCATTCTGGGCTACCTCGGGTTGCCCAGTGATGGCAGTGGGGCCAGCTGCATGGAGAGACTTCAAGCAGTGGCTCAGGTGGCGGAGATGGGAAATGGTGGTGGTGGCATTGGCGGCTCAGGAGTAGGGGACccaggaagaggagggggagcAACTAGAGGAGGGGGCACAGGTGAGACTACCGCATCAATTTCAGAAGGAGGAGACCAGGCAACTTGGTGGCAGCTGGTGGCTCGCAGCCTGGCAGtagctcagcagcagcagcagcaacagcaacagcagcagcagcagcagcagcagcagaggtcCCACCAGCGAGGCCAGCAACAAGGCCAGCGAGGCACAGGTCGGAGCTCGGTGATCACAGAGGCCGAACAAGTCAGAGCCTACCTTGGAGGCCTGGATCCAAGAGAAGAGTCTGGTGGAGCAGGAGGGCCATGGGAATGCCCAGACTGTGGAAAGCTATTCcgcagcctgcagcaggtggTGGTTCATGCTCGCGTTCACACTCAGAGGCCCCAGAAAGGAGGTGGTGGCGAAGAGGAGGGGAGTGGTAGTCGCAGAGGATCAGGTCTAGGAAGACGAGGCAGCGGTGAAGTGAGGCAGGAATCTCAGCTACATGGTGGTGGATCCCAACAAACCGGAGATGTGAAACAGGAATCAAAACTGCACAGTGGTGGATCACATCAAGCAGGAGGAGCTACGGGGTTTCACTCCGTCATCTCAAGCCTCAAAG GAGAAAATGGCTTGACAGCAGTCTCCTCCATACCTTCAGTTCCCACCAGGGAGCGAGTGCGTGGTAGAGGGATAAAAGACTGCCCCTACTGTGGTAAAGCCTTCCGCTCTTCACACCATCTCAAAGTGCACCTGAGAGTTCACACAG GTGAGAGACCCTACAAATGTCCCCACTGTGACTATGCCGGTACCCAGTCGGGCTCGCTGAAGTACCACCTCCAGCGGCACCACAGGGAGCAACGCAACGCCTTGTCAGCCTCCTCCAATTCTTCCTCTAGTGGTCTCACCTCCACTATCCACAGTCTGACCTCTGGAACCTCTGGACTGGCCAAGCAGCGCCGATCCCAACTCAACCACTGCCCGGTCAACCGAGGCCCAACCGACCCCACCTCCCAGCCCAGCCAGCAGTCCTGGCTCCTTGGGGTTCCAGACCAGCGAGAGCATCGGAAGGCCTTGGCGGCTCTAAGGGATGTCGACTTGGAGACCCAGTACAGGTATCTGTCTGGGGTGATGGGGGCCCTTTACCAAGGTGGAATGGAAGGAGGCTGGATTAGGGAGTCTCCCCCACCGAAGGCCCCTAAAGTGTCCCGTCGTAAGCCCCTTACTACTAGCCGAATGGTTCAGTCGTCGAGTGACAAGGAAGGGCCTGCGCTTTCAACTCAAGAGGGGGGTTTTGAACCACTGGATCTGTCCCGTCGACCCTCACCTGGCCTTGGAGGCATGGAGGAGGATGGAAGCATGAGTGtaggggagggaggaggtgtTGGTGGTGGGGATGGCGGAGGGGATAGTTCAACAGGGATCAAACTGAGCCAGTGTTTGTTCTGCCCTTTCCGTACATCTTCAGCAGAGCTGATGGCCATGCACCTGCAGGTCAACCACACTAGTAAGTCCAGGCGCAAAAGAGCCCCTTCTACTGCCTTGGATGTTGATGGAGCCCCGAAGGCCACCAAGCCCCGGATGGATCAGTCTGATCTTGACTCTCTGACAATATGGAGGCATGTGACTGAGGCAGAGTCCCAGGCACCACTCGGGGAATGGTCCTCAACGCAGGCCAAGACCCTGAACGGGCTCTCTCCGGCTACAGAAGACCATCTGGACGACATCTTTGACCACCCAGACGTGGCATCAGTATCCAAGAATGTAAGAGACCGTCTGGCACTCAAGGGAACGATGGAGGGGGACGAGGAAGAGCAAGAGGAGGAATTGGAAGATATTTTGGAGAATAGCAGTCTGGAAGATTCGGAGGACCAGGATCTGAGGATGTCCCTGGCTCTTTCACCAGCCCTGAGCTCCAACCACATGGtgggagaggaggaaagagtcTTAACAGATTAA
- the znf219 gene encoding zinc finger protein 219 isoform X2 has translation MDSPPECVLSLSCEQPQSPPTLPSLDHSPQASFPHTQLSLPNSPVLLPIHSPEPSPQSPDTTPYFPLSPFPLHGDNNHHNVDEEDDAEGLDGVPPSPTPAVALFPGGGGQEAACSPCLDSSPPATPSAPILGFGALELALSSGQSGNCNDELDLQLFQKDTVTRAIPGVGGASPGPALRFPCHVCGKRFRFQSILSLHARAHSLDRDRRASALYRTGLPSAPLKQHLKIQQNHKDLIQNHRSHPNQRILPGTLIQHLTEEDVDGEVKGLDNGLQTDQNPNFLLDDSTPLTPPLTEDPVSVTPPYSSTIGEGASTPIAPTFRCHACKGKFRTASELARHVRILHNPYKCTLCPFSASQEESLASHLQEFHPSPEVPALPPAFNSRDIITTPDTPVPTPTHTPAPTPSTAQVTAAAAAAASPALPAFRCDTCGQRFTQSWFLKGHMRKHKDSLDHKCQVCGRGFKEPWFLKNHMKVHLNKLGLKAGLGTLGGPGGAEQQAKGSANNQSLNALYSSLLLAQQRGGRGGQGRSERETGGRMGMGSSKSAILGYLGLPSDGSGASCMERLQAVAQVAEMGNGGGGIGGSGVGDPGRGGGATRGGGTGETTASISEGGDQATWWQLVARSLAVAQQQQQQQQQQQQQQQQQRSHQRGQQQGQRGTGRSSVITEAEQVRAYLGGLDPREESGGAGGPWECPDCGKLFRSLQQVVVHARVHTQRPQKGGGGEEEGSGSRRGSGLGRRGSGEVRQESQLHGGGSQQTGDVKQESKLHSGGSHQAGGATGFHSVISSLKGENGLTAVSSIPSVPTRERVRGRGIKDCPYCGERPYKCPHCDYAGTQSGSLKYHLQRHHREQRNALSASSNSSSSGLTSTIHSLTSGTSGLAKQRRSQLNHCPVNRGPTDPTSQPSQQSWLLGVPDQREHRKALAALRDVDLETQYRYLSGVMGALYQGGMEGGWIRESPPPKAPKVSRRKPLTTSRMVQSSSDKEGPALSTQEGGFEPLDLSRRPSPGLGGMEEDGSMSVGEGGGVGGGDGGGDSSTGIKLSQCLFCPFRTSSAELMAMHLQVNHTSKSRRKRAPSTALDVDGAPKATKPRMDQSDLDSLTIWRHVTEAESQAPLGEWSSTQAKTLNGLSPATEDHLDDIFDHPDVASVSKNVRDRLALKGTMEGDEEEQEEELEDILENSSLEDSEDQDLRMSLALSPALSSNHMVGEEERVLTD, from the exons ATGGATTCTCCGCcagagtgtgtgttgtctctttcTTGTGAGCAGCCCCAGTCTCCCCCAACACTACCATCCCTGGACCACAGCCCCCAGGCCTCTTTTCCTCACACCCAGCTCTCTCTACCCAACAGCCCTGTTCTCCTGCCAATTCACAGCCCTGAACCTTCCCCTCAGAGCCCGGACACCACGCCttatttccccctctctcctttccCCCTCCACGGGGACAACAATCACCACAATGTTGATGAAGAAGATGACGCAGAAGGCCTGGATGGAGTTCCTCCATCCCCAACCCCAGCAGTGGCTCTTTTCCCAGGAGGAGGGGGACAAGAAGCTGCATGCAGCCCTTGTTTGGACTCCTCTCCACCAGCCACACCATCAGCCCCAATCCTGGGGTTTGGAGCCCTGGAGCTGGCCCTCTCATCTGGGCAGAGTGGAAACTGCAACGATGAGTTAGACCTCCAGCTGTTCCAGAAAGATACTGTTACCAGGGCGATACCTGGAGTGGGAGGGGCTTCACCAGGCCCTGCACTCAGGTTTCCCTGTCATGTATGCGGAAAGAGATTCCGATTTCAAAGCATTTTGTCTCTTCATGCCCGAGCTCACAGTCTGGACCGAGACCGCCGAGCTTCAGCTCTATACCGGACTGGACTCCCCTCAGCACCCCTGAAGCAGCATCTCAAAATTCAACAGAACCACAAAGACTTAATCCAGAATCACAGAAGTCACCCAAACCAGCGTATACTGCCAGGGACTCTCATTCAGCATCTCACAGAAGAGGATGTTGATGGTGAGGTCAAAGGTCTAGACAACGGCCTACAGACAGACCAGAACCCAAACTTTTTACTGGATGACAGCACACCATTGACCCCTCCACTTACAGAGGACCCTGTTTCTGTGACCCCTCCCTATTCTTCTACAATTGGGGAGGGTGCGTCTACTCCTATAGCGCCTACGTTTCGCTGCCATGCCTGCAAAGGAAAATTCCGTACGGCTTCGGAGTTGGCGCGCCATGTCCGCATTCTTCACAACCCATATAAATGCACTCTTTGTCCTTTTTCTGCCAGCCAAGAAGAGAGCCTGGCATCCCACTTGCAGGAGTTCCACCCTTCCCCTGAGGTACCTGCTCTGCCACCAGCCTTCAATTCAAGGGACATCATTACAACTCCTGATACTCCTGTGCCCACCCCGACCCATACTCCAGCTCCAACCCCAAGTACAGCACAGgtgacagcagcagctgcagcggcTGCATCCCCTGCACTGCCAGCATTTCGCTGTGATACTTGTGGACAGCGGTTTACCCAGTCTTGGTTCCTGAAAGGACACATGCGAAAGCACAAGGACTCCTTGGACCATAAGTGCCAGGTTTGTGGCCGTGGCTTCAAAGAGCCTTGGTTCCTCAAAAACCACATGAAAGTACATCTCAACAAGCTTGGGCTGAAGGCTGGACTGGGAACCCTTGGGGGACCAGGAGGTGCAGAGCAGCAAGCCAAAGGCTCTGCTAATAATCAGTCTCTCAATGCCCTCTATTCAAGCCTCCTTCTCGCCCAGCAAAGAGGTGGTAGAGGTGGACAAGGAAGATCAGAGAGAGAAACTGGAGGAAGAATGGGGATGGGCTCAAGCAAGTCAGCCATTCTGGGCTACCTCGGGTTGCCCAGTGATGGCAGTGGGGCCAGCTGCATGGAGAGACTTCAAGCAGTGGCTCAGGTGGCGGAGATGGGAAATGGTGGTGGTGGCATTGGCGGCTCAGGAGTAGGGGACccaggaagaggagggggagcAACTAGAGGAGGGGGCACAGGTGAGACTACCGCATCAATTTCAGAAGGAGGAGACCAGGCAACTTGGTGGCAGCTGGTGGCTCGCAGCCTGGCAGtagctcagcagcagcagcagcaacagcaacagcagcagcagcagcagcagcagcagaggtcCCACCAGCGAGGCCAGCAACAAGGCCAGCGAGGCACAGGTCGGAGCTCGGTGATCACAGAGGCCGAACAAGTCAGAGCCTACCTTGGAGGCCTGGATCCAAGAGAAGAGTCTGGTGGAGCAGGAGGGCCATGGGAATGCCCAGACTGTGGAAAGCTATTCcgcagcctgcagcaggtggTGGTTCATGCTCGCGTTCACACTCAGAGGCCCCAGAAAGGAGGTGGTGGCGAAGAGGAGGGGAGTGGTAGTCGCAGAGGATCAGGTCTAGGAAGACGAGGCAGCGGTGAAGTGAGGCAGGAATCTCAGCTACATGGTGGTGGATCCCAACAAACCGGAGATGTGAAACAGGAATCAAAACTGCACAGTGGTGGATCACATCAAGCAGGAGGAGCTACGGGGTTTCACTCCGTCATCTCAAGCCTCAAAG GAGAAAATGGCTTGACAGCAGTCTCCTCCATACCTTCAGTTCCCACCAGGGAGCGAGTGCGTGGTAGAGGGATAAAAGACTGCCCCTACTGTG GTGAGAGACCCTACAAATGTCCCCACTGTGACTATGCCGGTACCCAGTCGGGCTCGCTGAAGTACCACCTCCAGCGGCACCACAGGGAGCAACGCAACGCCTTGTCAGCCTCCTCCAATTCTTCCTCTAGTGGTCTCACCTCCACTATCCACAGTCTGACCTCTGGAACCTCTGGACTGGCCAAGCAGCGCCGATCCCAACTCAACCACTGCCCGGTCAACCGAGGCCCAACCGACCCCACCTCCCAGCCCAGCCAGCAGTCCTGGCTCCTTGGGGTTCCAGACCAGCGAGAGCATCGGAAGGCCTTGGCGGCTCTAAGGGATGTCGACTTGGAGACCCAGTACAGGTATCTGTCTGGGGTGATGGGGGCCCTTTACCAAGGTGGAATGGAAGGAGGCTGGATTAGGGAGTCTCCCCCACCGAAGGCCCCTAAAGTGTCCCGTCGTAAGCCCCTTACTACTAGCCGAATGGTTCAGTCGTCGAGTGACAAGGAAGGGCCTGCGCTTTCAACTCAAGAGGGGGGTTTTGAACCACTGGATCTGTCCCGTCGACCCTCACCTGGCCTTGGAGGCATGGAGGAGGATGGAAGCATGAGTGtaggggagggaggaggtgtTGGTGGTGGGGATGGCGGAGGGGATAGTTCAACAGGGATCAAACTGAGCCAGTGTTTGTTCTGCCCTTTCCGTACATCTTCAGCAGAGCTGATGGCCATGCACCTGCAGGTCAACCACACTAGTAAGTCCAGGCGCAAAAGAGCCCCTTCTACTGCCTTGGATGTTGATGGAGCCCCGAAGGCCACCAAGCCCCGGATGGATCAGTCTGATCTTGACTCTCTGACAATATGGAGGCATGTGACTGAGGCAGAGTCCCAGGCACCACTCGGGGAATGGTCCTCAACGCAGGCCAAGACCCTGAACGGGCTCTCTCCGGCTACAGAAGACCATCTGGACGACATCTTTGACCACCCAGACGTGGCATCAGTATCCAAGAATGTAAGAGACCGTCTGGCACTCAAGGGAACGATGGAGGGGGACGAGGAAGAGCAAGAGGAGGAATTGGAAGATATTTTGGAGAATAGCAGTCTGGAAGATTCGGAGGACCAGGATCTGAGGATGTCCCTGGCTCTTTCACCAGCCCTGAGCTCCAACCACATGGtgggagaggaggaaagagtcTTAACAGATTAA